The following coding sequences lie in one Oncorhynchus nerka isolate Pitt River linkage group LG14, Oner_Uvic_2.0, whole genome shotgun sequence genomic window:
- the LOC115141606 gene encoding LOW QUALITY PROTEIN: protein phosphatase Slingshot homolog 2-like (The sequence of the model RefSeq protein was modified relative to this genomic sequence to represent the inferred CDS: inserted 1 base in 1 codon) yields the protein MTLGSVSATGTSAEGCFCSCCGVKMTPSFSDNGVVSQNQINQLISDSFLTVKGAAVFLPRGNGSSPSSAPGTSQRQNKHTGDLQLHLQTMFTVLRPEDNIRLAVRLESAYAQPQCTRYMVVVSTNGRQDTEESVVLGMDFGSSDSSCTMGLVLPLWSDTLIHLDGDGGFSVSTVNRVHVFKPVSVQAMWSALQSLHKACEVARCHNYYPGSLFLTWVSYYQSQVSSDQVCINEWNAMQDVQSHRADSPVLFTDVPTERERTERLIKTRLREIMMQKDLENVTSKEIRTELEMQMVCNLREFKEFIDNEMIVILGQMDSPTEIFDHVYLGSEWNASNLEELQTSGVRYILNVTREIDNFFPGMFEYHNIRVYDEEATNLLEYWNDTYKFITKAKKAGAKCLVHCKMGVSRSASTVIAYAMKEYGWDLGRAFDYVKERRGVTKPNPSFMKQLEEYQGILLASKQRHNKLWRSHSDSDLSERHESLLCKTRPHSHTLGRSDPHNNNGPTPSLQRFLLQALGAANDPNNKAEGSHISDTQSEPVRLTRSHSHSPGPSASDGLCDSQENRSSRGRGPRQDPFLPPLPAPRAATVVPEERMDNSALAVVAVTVPITAVPHPPPSLHILPPSLIPQPLAKSLHLGLSTQLSSPVPKQKDQSVALTLDLPDLSSSEVVSQATLESSDDSDTLGCSLSDPLSERGXSVIMASPGIPMAVSPLTATTPLSLGPYANDDNNNPSGGGDKDTVLANPVDTTCVTASSNLSTDSIDFFSAREKFLGLSQDGSTRILSEQMAQRTPQPRCPSQELQPLSPENPAGALPVTEEEEQGKSSPHTEDCNDRSSYAKASPPPHHDNGVSVRHIVTEIESISHPPAATPLSSAQPSPRSPQQLCPDDQDEVAPLTSPSSSYPQSPSTPPSDWPAGSVRRATKQLEQRLRQELDLTLSNTSTQRSPLHSPSAEFHPTPSPLQTTSTDCPPLLAPSTDVPPAPEQGRILNEAFTVSAEPKGDTEFTRGTEGGCVVLDMDVAPEPSFSHYPDAPNTPKPIPIIVCPSLEPSRAQLRASPALLWLEGVTALDSDTDRPSPPPPHHGRLALARSSEELEKIQETLRELQAFLYEAGGLGLGAGERPGRGQHPLQGLHHREMPLWHRAMEIEVRIRQAGLTPPSLMKRSASLAKLDCLELSANDLSDWDLRPTTASPHGPPLVPTPHPRSHHHPSLEDVSKKQRVLSWSPPTTPRAPLKGVYPLDPDRTDTGSQIAWSDPPSPSSPPFLVLQGEELETDLSPQLTRTQSPKSGKSHLLRRVRKATDKKRTATVLYNTM from the exons ATGACGCTCGGTAGTGTGTCCGCCACCGGGACCTCGGCGGAGGGCTGCTTCTGCTCCTGCTGCGGAGTGAAAATGACACCCTCCTTCTCCGACAACGGAGTTGTGTCTCAGAACCAGATCAACCAACT CATCAGCGACAGCTTCCTGACTGTGAAGGGCGCCGCCGTCTTCCTGCCTCGGGGAAATGGCTCCTCCCCTTCCTCGGCGCCCGGCACCAGCCAGCGGCAGAACAAACACACAG gtGACCTCCAGCTGCACCTGCAGACCATGTTCACCGTGCTGCGGCCAGAAGACAACATCCGCCTG GCTGTGCGCTTGGAGAGCGCGTACGCTCAGCCTCAGTGCACGCGCTACATGGTGGTGGTGTCCACCAATGGGAGACAGGACACGGAGGAGAGTGTGGTGCTGGGCATGGACTTTGGCTCCTCAGACAG CTCATGCACAATGGGGCTGGTTCTACCCCTGTGGAGCGACACACTGATCCACTTGGACGGAGACGG gggCTTCAGTGTGTCCACGGTCAACAGGGTCCATGTCTTCAAACCGGTCTCTGTCCAGGCCATGTG GTCCGCCCTGCAGTCGCTCCACAAGGCGTGTGAGGTGGCCCGCTGTCACAACTACTACCCCGGCAGCCTGTTCCTGACCTGGGTCAGCTACTATCAGAGCCAGGTCTCCTCTGACCAGGTCTGCATCAACGAGTGGAACGCCATGCAGGACGTCCAGTCCCACCGCGCCGACTCGCCCGTCCTCTTCACCGACGT GCCCACAGAGAGGGAGCGCACAGAGAGGTTGATCAAGACTCGCCTCCGTGAGATCATGATGCAGAAAGACCTGGAGAATGTCACCTCCAAAGAG ATTCGCACAGAGCTGGAGATGCAAATGGTGTGCAACCTTCGGGAGTTCAAGGAGTTTATTGACAACGAGATGATCGTCATCCTGGGTCAGATGGACAGCCCCACAGAGATCTTTGACCATGTTTACCTG GGCTCTGAGTGGAACGCTTCAAACTTGGAGGAGCTGCAGACCAGCGG TGTGAGGTACATCCTCAACGTGACGCGTGAGATCGACAACTTCTTCCCGGGCATGTTTGAGTACCACAACATCCGCGTGTACGACGAGGAGGCCACCAACCTGCTGGAGTACTGGAACGACACCTATAAGTTCATCACCAAGGCCAA GAAAGCAGGGGCTAAGTGCCTGGTCCACTGTAAGATGGGTGTGAGTCGCTCGGCCTCCACGGTGATCGCTTACGCCATGAAGGAGTACGGCTGGGACCTGGGGAGGGCCTTCGACTACGTCAAGGAGCGTCGCGGCGTCACCAAGCCCAACCCCTCCTTCATGAAGCAGCTGGAGGAGTACCAGGGTATCCTGCTGgccag TAAGCAGAGGCACAACAAGTTGTGGCGCTCCCACTCGGACAGCGACCTCTCAGAGCGCCACGAGTCTCTGCTGTGTAAGACGCGCCCTCACAGCCACACCTTGGGCCGCTCGGACCCCCACAACAACAACGGCCCCACCCCATCCCTGCAACGCTTCCTGCTCCAGGCGCTTGGCGCCGCCAATGACCCTAACAACAAGGCCGAGGGCTCCCACATCTCAGACACGCAGTCGGAGCCCGTCCGACTCACTCGCTCACACTCCCACTCCCCTGGCCCGTCAGCGTCCGACGGTCTATGTGACTCCCAGGAGAACCGGTCTTCTCGAGGGCGGGGACCCCGTCAGGACCCCTTCCTCCCGCCGCTGCCTGCTCCGCGGGCAGCTACGGTGGTGCCGGAGGAAAGAATGGACAACTCTGCTCTGGCGGTGGTGGCCGTGACAGTGCCAATCACCGCCGtcccccatcctcccccctcACTGCatatcctccctccttctctcattcCCCAGCCACTGGCCAAATCCCTCCATCTAGGTTTGAGCACACAGCTGTCCAGTCCTGTGCCTAAACAGAAAGACCAGAGTGTAGCGCTGACCCTGGATCTGCCTGACCTCAGCAGCTCAGAAGTCGTATCTCAGGCCACCCTGGAGTCCAGCGACGACTCGGACACCCTGGGATGCTCCCTGTCAGACCCGCTGAGCGAGAGGG AAAGTGTCATTATGGCGTCCCCAGGGATCCCCATGGCCGTGAGCCCACTCACTGCAACAACGCCTCTGTCTTTAGGACCCTACGCCaatgatgacaacaacaacccCAGTGGCGGCGGTGACAAAGACACTGTCCTCGCTAACCCTGTTGACACCACATGTGTTACCGCGTCCTCCAACCTCAGCACAGACAGCATTGACTTCTTCAGCGCCCGGGAGAAATTCCTGGGCCTGTCCCAAGACGGAAGTACTCGGATTCTTTCGGAGCAGATGGCTCAGCGGACGCCTCAGCCGCGGTGCCCCAGCCAGGAGCTGCAGCCGCTGTCCCCCGAGAACCCTGCTGGAGCACTGCCagtcacagaggaagaggaacagggaAAG AGTTCCCCCCATACGGAGGACTGTAATGACCGATCCAGTTACGCCAAAGCCTCGCCGCCTCCCCATCACGACAACGGCGTGTCAGTCCGCCATATCGTCACAGAGATAGAGTCCATATCCCACCCCCCGGCAGCGACGCCCCTCTCCTCCGCTCAGCCTTCTCCCCGCAGCCCCCAGCAGCTGTGCCCAGATGACCAGGACGAGGTGGCACCACTGACctcgccctcctcctcctacccacaATCCCCCTCCACGCCTCCCTCGGATTGGCCGGCTGGCTCGGTGCGCAGGGCAACCAAACAGCTGGAGCAGAGGCTGAGGCAGGAGCTGGACTTAACTCTCAGCAACACGTCTACCCAAcgctcccctctccactcccccagTGCAGAGTTTCACcccacaccctctcctctccaaacGACAAGCACGGACTGCCCGCCCCTCCTCGCTCCTTCCACTGACGTCCcccctgcccctgaacaaggaagaaTACTGAACGAGGCTTTCACTGTGTCTGCAGAGCCCAAAGGAGACACAGagttcaccagaggaacagagggagggtgtGTCGTCTTAGACATGGACGTTGCCCCAGAGCCTTCCTTCTCTCACTACCCAGACGCCCCCAACACCCCTAAGCCAATCCCAATCATCGTGTGTCCATCTCTGGAGCCATCTAGGGCCCAGCTCCGGGCCTCCCCTGCACTGCTGTGGCTGGAGGGGGTGACGGCCCTGGACTCAGACACGGATCGCCCCTCTCCTCCCCCGCCCCACCACGGAAGGCTGGCCCTGGCACGCAGCAGTGAGGAGCTGGAGAAGATCCAGGAGACCCTGAGGGAGCTGCAGGCCTTCCTGTATGAGGCGGGGGGGCTAGGACTGGGGGCTGGAGAGAGACCTGGTCGGGGGCAGCATCCACTCCAGGGCCTGCATCACAGGGAGATGCCCTTGTGGCATAGGGCCATGGAGATCGAGGTGCGGATCCGCCAGGCGGGCCTCACGCCCCCCTCCTTGATGAAGCGCTCAGCCTCGCTGGCCAAGCTGGACTGCCTGGAGCTGTCAGCCAACGACCTGAGTGACTGGGACCTACGGCCCACCACTGCCAGCCCTCATGGACCCCCATTGGTACCCACCCCTCACCCCCGCTCTCACCATCACCCCAGCTTAGAAGATGTCTCCAAAAAGCAGCGGGTGTTGTCCTGGAGCCCCCCCACCACCCCCAGGGCCCCCCTAAAGGGGGTGTACCCACTGGacccagacaggactgatacGGGCTCCCAGATTGCATGGAGTgatcccccatctccctcctcacctccatTTCTTGTTCTTCAAGGGGAGGAGCTagagacagacctctccccccaGCTCACCCGCACCCAGTCCCCGAAGAGTGGGAAAAGTCACCTGCTGCGGCGGGTCCGCAAGGCTACCGACAAGAAACGGACTGCCACTGTGCTCTACAATACCATGTAA